A single Syntrophorhabdaceae bacterium DNA region contains:
- a CDS encoding response regulator transcription factor, with protein MTIRIVLADDHKIMREGLRALLEKHADFEVAAEAENGIEAVQLVKKLKPHIVIMDIGMPGLNGIEATRQVTTDVPATKVIALSMHSDKRFVVEMLKAGVSGYLLKDSASEELASAIRTVLAGTPYLSPKITDVVLKDYLSTLTKTEPNAFSVLTPREREVLQLIAEGRTTKEIAAALFVSVKTVETHRQQLMEKLDLRSVAELTKYAIREGLTSLGP; from the coding sequence ATGACGATCAGGATTGTTCTCGCAGACGACCATAAGATTATGAGAGAAGGGCTCAGGGCCCTCCTCGAAAAACATGCCGATTTCGAGGTTGCCGCCGAGGCTGAAAACGGCATCGAAGCGGTCCAGCTCGTGAAGAAGCTTAAACCCCATATCGTGATCATGGACATAGGCATGCCGGGGCTCAACGGCATTGAGGCAACCCGGCAGGTCACCACGGACGTCCCTGCCACCAAGGTGATCGCCCTTTCCATGCATTCCGATAAAAGGTTCGTGGTCGAGATGCTGAAGGCGGGCGTCTCGGGCTATCTCCTCAAGGACAGCGCGTCGGAAGAGCTTGCCTCCGCCATACGCACGGTCCTCGCCGGCACCCCCTATCTCAGCCCCAAGATCACCGATGTGGTGCTCAAGGACTACCTCAGTACCCTTACGAAAACCGAGCCAAACGCCTTCTCGGTGCTTACACCCCGGGAGAGGGAAGTGCTCCAGCTCATCGCCGAAGGCCGGACCACCAAAGAGATCGCCGCCGCCCTCTTCGTAAGCGTGAAAACTGTGGAAACCCACCGCCAGCAGCTCATGGAGAAGCTCGATCTCAGGAGTGTTGCGGAGCTCACGAAGTATGCCATACGGGAGGGCCTCACCTCCCTGGGTCCCTGA